TGAGTTCAGGTTTTCACTCATGAAAAGCACATCTTTCGGGCAGGCTAGAAGGCAGCGCCCACAGGCTTTACACTCCAGAGTATTAATAACAGGGTATGCTTCTTTTTTATCATCCTTTGGCATATGAATCCTCATTTTATTCCTTTTTCAGTTGCCCTTTGGGCTCTTCTCAGCTTTCAGGTCCATTTTCGGATCTGGGACCATCCGGAGTTTTATTTTTTCCCCGAACTTTTTAAGTCCGTGATTTTTTATCCGGTTTCTGTGACAGAATGAAAGCCTTGAATTATCAATTTATTTTTTACAATCTAAACCATAAGTCTGCTAATCCCGTATGTAGCATGAATAGTCGTTGTATTCCGTAAATTAAAATTTCTTAAATTAACGGGAATAATTAATTGCAAAATGAATCCGAAATCAGATTTCTCAGAGTAAACTTTTCACAAGGTTTAAGATACTTATTTCTTTCTTTTCTTTTTCTTTTTTTAATCTGATCCGAGACTTATTGATTCCAGGGTCAAAATGGACAGAATTAAATCTGATCCTGTTTATACTAATTGGATCCGATCCTCCGTAGCTAAATTTTCCAGTTTTTCTTCAGACTATTCTCAGGATCATTCCTGGCTTTCTAAACCCTGGTCTTTGTGCCGGATCTCAACCCTGCGGATTTTTCCGCTGATGGTCTTTGGAAGTTCCTCAACAAAATCTATAATGCGTGGATACTTGTAAGGGGCAGTGACTCTTTTTACGTGCTCCTGAAGTTCCTTTTTAAGCGCGTCTCCGGGTGTGTACCCTTTTGTGAGCACAACAGTTGCCTTGATAACCTGGCCTCTTATAGGGTCAGGAGCACCTGTAATTGCGCATTCAAGCACCGCAGGATGCTGGATAAGGGCACTTTCTACTTCGAAGGGTCCGACTTTGTATCCTGAGGTCTTTATGATATCGTCAGCCCTTCCCACAAACCACAGGTAGCCGTCTTCGTCCTTCCAGGCCATATCTCCTGTGTGGTAATAGCCATCGTGCCAGGTTTCCTTAGTTTTCTCAGGATCTTTTCCGTAGTGAACAAAGAGCCCTACAGGCTTTCCTTCCATTGTATTGATGACGATTTCTCCCTCTTCCCCGACTTCACAGATCCTGCCGTCCCTGTCCATCAATTCGATTTTAAAACCAGGAGATGGCTTCCCTATTGATCCGGGCTTAGGTTCCATCCAGGGATAGGTCGCAATGGTCACAACAGTTTCAGTTTGCCCGAAGCCTTCCATAAGCTTTATTCCGGTGAATTCCAGAAATCGGTTGTATACCTCAGGGTTAAGAGGTTCACCTGCAACAACCGCGTATTTCAGGGTACCGAAATCATATTTTGAGAGGTCTTCCTTAATCAGGAAGCGATAGATTGTAGGCGGGGCACAGAAAGTTGTAACCCCGTGTCTCGAGGCTTTTTCAAGCAAGTTTTTGGCATCAAAACGGTCATAGTCATAGACAAAAACCGCACAACCTGCGATCCATTGCCCATAGAGTTTTCCCCATACGCATTTTCCCCAGCCGCTGTCTGCAACCGTATAGTGAAGCCCGTCATCTTCCACATTCTGCCAGTATTTTGCAGTGAGAATGTGTCCTAGAGGGTAGGTAAAGTCATGTTCTACCATTTTCGGGAAACCAGCAGTCCCTGAGGAGAAATAAGCGAGGGAAATATCGCTGTTTTTTGTAGCAGCCTCGCCTGTAGGACGTTCAAAATCTGCTGAAGCCTCTTCAAGTTCTTTCCTGAAATCAATCCAGCCTTCTCGAGCTTTTCCTCCAACTACTGCTTTTTTGAGTGGGATATTCCCACACTGGGAATGTGCTTCGTCTACCTGTTCGGGAACTCCATCTTCCGCTATGCAAACAATCATCTTTAGTCCGGCTTTTTCGATCCGGTATACAATATCCCGCGTCTTGAGCATATGTGTTGCAGGTACGGCAATGGCTCCCAGTTTATGCAGTGCAAGGATACAAAACCAGAACTCATACCTGCTCTTTAAGGTGAGCATTACATAGTCGCCTTTCCCTATTCCATGCTTTGCAAAGAAATTCGCGGCTTTATCGCTGTAGTACTTCATATCTTTGAAAGTAAAGCGCCTCTCTTCCCCTTCATCATTACACCAGACCATAGCAAGCTTTTCAGGGGAATCTCTCGCATAGACATCGACTACGTCATAGGCAAAGTTGAAGTTTTCAGGAACAAGGATTTTAAAATTCTCTTTGAAATCCTCATAGGAATCAAAATCGGTTTTGGAAACAAATTTATTGAGCAAAGAGGTCATTTGGACACCCGTTTTATCTGCTTATTTCATAGCTTGTATGTTTTTGAGGGCTTCAGTGCCTGATTCTAATCCTGATTTTGCCCTGCTTCTCGATTTTTCTGCCAGTTTGAGACCAAACATAAATC
The Methanosarcina thermophila TM-1 genome window above contains:
- a CDS encoding AMP-binding protein; protein product: MTSLLNKFVSKTDFDSYEDFKENFKILVPENFNFAYDVVDVYARDSPEKLAMVWCNDEGEERRFTFKDMKYYSDKAANFFAKHGIGKGDYVMLTLKSRYEFWFCILALHKLGAIAVPATHMLKTRDIVYRIEKAGLKMIVCIAEDGVPEQVDEAHSQCGNIPLKKAVVGGKAREGWIDFRKELEEASADFERPTGEAATKNSDISLAYFSSGTAGFPKMVEHDFTYPLGHILTAKYWQNVEDDGLHYTVADSGWGKCVWGKLYGQWIAGCAVFVYDYDRFDAKNLLEKASRHGVTTFCAPPTIYRFLIKEDLSKYDFGTLKYAVVAGEPLNPEVYNRFLEFTGIKLMEGFGQTETVVTIATYPWMEPKPGSIGKPSPGFKIELMDRDGRICEVGEEGEIVINTMEGKPVGLFVHYGKDPEKTKETWHDGYYHTGDMAWKDEDGYLWFVGRADDIIKTSGYKVGPFEVESALIQHPAVLECAITGAPDPIRGQVIKATVVLTKGYTPGDALKKELQEHVKRVTAPYKYPRIIDFVEELPKTISGKIRRVEIRHKDQGLESQE
- a CDS encoding 4Fe-4S dicluster domain-containing protein, producing the protein MPKDDKKEAYPVINTLECKACGRCLLACPKDVLFMSENLNSRGYHYVEYKGEGCSGCANCYYTCPEPLAIEIHIPLKIEEAE